TTCCTGCAGGTTCCGCGCCGGCTGCATCTGCCGGTGCGGGGCGACTACCTCAAGGCGCAGTCGTTCGACTGGTGGGCCCGCCGGCACGTCGACGGGTGCGATCTCTTGGTGGGGTTCGCGGCGTTCAGCCTGCACACGATCCGCGCGGCGAAGGCGCACGACACCGTCACCGTCCTCGAGCGGGCCTCGGCCCACATCCTGAGCCAGCGGACCCTGCTGGAGGACGAGTACCGGCGGTTCGGCCGCACCGCGCCGCCGATGGACCCGCGGCTCGTGCAGAAACAGTTGTGGGAGTACGGGGAAGCGGACTACATCGCCGTGCCCAGCACGTTCGTTTACAACACGTTCCTCGAGCACGGCTTCCCCCCGCATCGCCTCATCAACGTCCCGCTCGGCGCCGACACCCTGCAGTTCTCTCCCGGTCCTCAAGACGGCGGGTCCTTTCGCGTGCTCGCGGCCGGGCTCAGCCTGCAGAAGGGCACGCCGTACGTCCTCGACGCTGTGCGGCGGCTCGCCCGGCCCGACGCCGAATTGACGTTTCTCGGCGGGATGGGGCCGGACGTGGCGGACGTGCTCGCGGAGTACCGGGGCCGCTACCGGTGGCCGGGCTTCGTCGGTCAGGCGAAGCTGGCCGGCCTGATGCGCCACGGGTCTGTGTTCGTGCAGGCGTCGATCCAGGACGGGTTCGGCCTCATGATCCCTCAGGCGATGGCCGCCGGTCTGCCCGTCATCTGCACCGACAACACGGCCGGGCCGGATCTCGTACGCGACGGCGTCGAGGGGTTCATCGTGCCGATACGCGATCCCGAGGCGCTGTGCGAACGGCTGCGGTATCTCGCGGACCATCCGGACGTGCGACGGCGGATGGGTGAAGCAGCCACGGCCCGGGCGCGGGAATTCACGTGGGACGCGTACGGTGACCGGATCAGCGCGGAATACGGGCGGCTCGTGGATCGCGCCCGGGGCGCGGCCGCGACGGAGAGCCGCCCCGACGAGTTCTACGACTACTTCTGGCACATCAGCGACGTGTGGGAGACCAACACGGGGTGGGGCGAGCCCGAGTTCCGGCGCCATTTCACCGGCGTGCTGCGGCCCGGCGACACCGTCCTCGACATCGGCTGCGGCGACGCGCGCGCCTACCAGGCCAGGCTCATCGAGGTCGCGCGCGAGGTCCACGGGATCGACATCTCCGAGCGCGCGGTGGCGCGCGCGCGCGCCAAGGGCGTCCTCGCCAAGGTGCACGATCTCAGCGAGAACCTCCCGTACGACGACGAGACGTTCGACCTTGTCGTCTGCTTCGAAGTGCTGGAGCATCTGTTCGATCCGAAGCACACGGTGCGGGAGATCCGCCGGATCCTGCGTCCCGGCGGCCGTCTCGTGGCGAGCGTACCGAACGCGGGCTATTTCCGGGACCGGCTGGCGGTGCTCACGCGCGGCGAGGTGCTCGCGGGGGTCACGGACTTCGCGAATCCGTGGAAGGCTCCGCACATTCGATTCTTTACGAAGGGCAGCTTCACAGCACTCCTACGGGCGGCCGGGCTCGAGGTCGAATGGGTCCGCAGCAAGGCCGACCCGTCGGTGTTCGACGGCCTCGAGGTGTTCGGCGGCGTCGGACGGTTCCTCGCGCGCCAATTGCAGCGCCGCCTGCCGGCGGCACTGCGGGGCGCCTTCCTCGGCAATCGGTGGCCGGCCGTCTTCGCGCCCGGCCTGATCGTGCTGGCGCGCCGTCCCGGTCCCGGCCGGTAGGCGTCGTGCCGCCCGCCGTGGAACCGTCGCCCGTGGTCGAGCGCAGGAAAAACCCCCATCTCGATCTGCTGCGGGGCCTGCTCGCGCTGGCGGTGTTCCTCGGGCACGCCCGCGGGCTGTTTCTCGTCGACGATCGGAACGTCGCGCATGCCTCCGCCGTCACCAAAGGCCTGTACTTTTTCACCGGCTTCGGGACGCAGGCCGTTCTCGGGTTCTTTGTGCTGAGCGGATTGCTGATCTCGTCGAGCATCTTCGAAGCGTACGACGGGAACCGCTGGTCCTGGTCCCGGTACCTCGTGAACCGGCTCGCGCGCCTCCTCGTGGTCCTGGCGCCGGCGCTCGTGCTGACGGCGATGTGGGATCAGATGGGCATGGCGCTGTTCGGCGTGGCACGCGTGTACGGCGGCAACCCGAGCGCGGGCAACGTCGTCGAGTTCGCCGTCGCCCAGCGGTCGTCCGCGCTCGCGTTCTTCGGCAACGTGCTGTTCCTCCAGCAGATCGCGGTGCCGCCCTTCGGCTCCAACTCCGCGCTGTGGAGCCTCGGCTATGAGTTCTGGTACTACATCGCGTTTCCACTCGGATGGTTCGCGCTGCTCGGGGCGCAGAAGGTGCCGGTGCGTATCGGCCTGCTGGCGCTCGGCACGGCCGTCGTCGTCATGCTGGGGCCGAGCGGCGATCTTGGCCTCGTGCTGTGGCTGATGGGCGCCGCCGCGACGTTTGTTATCCGCCGGCCCTCGCTCTCACAGCGGGCCGGACGCCTTCTGCCGCTGTGGCTCACACTGCCGCTGTTCGGCGCCGCGCTGACCGTGCTTCGGTTACACGGCCTCCGGTCCGACTCGCTGGCTGAGCTCGTCGCCGGCGTCACGTGCGCGCTCTTTGTGTTTACGCTCGTCAACCGCGCCGCGGTGTCTTCGTTCGGGCGGGCCTACGAGTCCGGCTCGAAGTTCCTCGCCGAGATGTCCTATACGCTGTACGCCGTCCACCTGCCGCTCCTGGTGTTCCTCCAGGCCTGGCTGGTGGGCTCCGCCCGCTGGCAGCCCGATCCCGCGCATCTCCTCCGCCTGGCGGGCATCGTGCTCGTCGTCTTCGCCTACGCGTTCGTGATCTCGCGGGTGACGGAGGCGCGGACCGACGACGTGCGGCGATTCATCCTCCGCAGCTCACGGCCCGCTTCAGTCACAGCCTAAGCCCGTACCTAATGGTGCGCGATGTCAGCCACTTGTCTATTTAGGTCCGTCTGAGCATCCTCGCAATGCCGCCAGCGGATCTTCTCATTTGCGTGAGAGGTTCACCACTGTTGAACGAGGAAATCTCCACGCGTCGAGTTTCCATTTTCAATATACGTTCCGGAGGATAGCACGAGAATAAACGCCAAGGGGCCATGGGGAGGCGAGCTCTATGAGCGAGCGGATACGCTCACTCGTGAGGTGGAGCATCGCGGTTCTCGTCGGGTGTCTCTGCAGCGCGTTGACGGCGCAGGCACAATCGCCGAACACAGTCAGCGCACCCCTCCTTCCTGCAGCAGACAACGTAGTGACCGTTGGAAGTTCTCAACTCCGGTTCTCAGAAGGTCATTTCACCAGTTTGTACGTTGGGACTCCCGCTAACAATGCCGCCGTGCTGATCAACCGGGCGGTCATCGACCATTCGGGGCCAGGCGGGTACGCTCAGGAGGAGGTCTGGAACAATCTCCCAGGACTCGTAAGTGGGTCCACTTACTTCGAGGAGATGACGCTGGCGTTCCACAGGGACGACACCGCGCTCGGCAAAACGTGGTTTTTCCTACGGACCACGCACGATAACCTTGGAGTCGGTGTGCAACGCGGCATTGCGATCCTGTCGAGGGGAGGCGAGACACCGACCGCGACATTCGACGTGGATGGCAGTTTCAACGTGGGCATCCAGCATGACGGGTCCGCGAAAGCGACAATTTACGCCGACGGAAGCGCCCAATTGGGGGCGATCTCGGTTGCGTCCTGCACGGGGTGTGGGACGCCTGCCGGCAACAGCGCGGCGACAGGTCCGCGTCCGTTCGCAGCCATGGTTCTCAATTCCGCACCGTTTCAGGGCAGCAGCCATTTGATGTGGACAGGGCCGAATGGAGTCTGGAGCAGCGGGGAAACCAGCACAGGGGCGATCATCGGGCAAACCGGAGTCCTCGTAGGGTTGTATCTGCATCTCCTTACCGCACCCGGTGAGCGGCAGTGGGTGACTTTCACGGTGATGCACAACGGAACGCCCACCGCCCTATCCGTGGTCATCGGGGACACGGTTACTGACAGGAACGACACCGCGCATACGGTTTCGGTTAACGCGGGGGATCGGATTAGTTTGCAATTGTCCTCGTCACCTGGGGCGCCAGTCAATTCCGTACTCGCGACGGTCATGGAGCGGTAGTCGACGCGCGGTCGGAACTACGGCGCCTTTTCCACTATCACCGGACCCGGTACTGGCAGACTCGGACTGATCCGGTCCGCCTGGCGGGGATTCAATAGCAGCGGCTCGAGCACGCGTGTGAGGCCGGCGGCGCCGGGGACGTCGTGTCCGTGTCCGGAGAGATCGGGAATGCGGCCGTCCGGGGTGACCGTATCGAACGACCACGCCCCCAGCAATCCGGCATCATCGGGCTTCGGCGCGATCGCCATGCGGCGCCGGAGCTCCTCCGGCGAAAGCGCATGGTCCCAGATTCGCACCTGCGCGATCGCGCCATCGAACCAATCGTCGAAGATCGCCCGGCATCCGATCGAGAGCGGCGCCCCGGCGCTCTTGATCGGACCCGTGTACGCGCCGCTCGGATTGGCGGTAAACTGCGTGCCCACCGGCACGCCGTTGATGTAGATGCGCGCGACGCGGCCGTCGGCGGTGGCGGCGACGTGCGTCCAGGTCCGCAGCGGCACGACGCCTTCGGGCCCCGTTGACGCGACGCCGGCGCTGCCCGTTACGGCGCTCCACTGCCCGGCGAGCGCGACCTCGAGCTTCCACGTCTCCGGCAACCGCTGTCCCTCGATTCGCAGCGTGTAGCCCGATTCGGCGTTCTTCGACAGAATGCGGGCCTCGTGTTCCTCGTTGGCGGGCGAGGTGTGGTGAAGATCGTTGATCCACACCCACGCTTCGAGGGTGAACTGCTGCGGATTCAGGCCGGCGGCGTCGGGGACGCGGGCGCATCGATCCTTGCTCGGCCTGAATGCCCACACGGAGCCCTGCAGCTCCTCGATGAGGCGCAGCGGCAGCGTCCGCGTGGATGTGACGTCGAACGGCGGCGTGGTATACGTCCGTTGGCTGGGATCGCTCACTGTGAACGCGCCGACCTCGCGATCGCCGGCGAGGACACGAATCCGATAGCGGGTCTCCACGAGCGGCGGAAGCCAGGCCGGGGGCGCCCACCCCGCGGTCACCGAGACGGCGTAGCGGCCGGGATGCACGTGAAGACCGGGGAGGTGGACCACGCCGGTGATCGTCCCCGGGGTGAGCGAGCGTGCGGGCTCGGCGATCATCTCGTCCGGCGCCACACGCCTCGGAAAGGCGGTATCGGTGTCCGCCGGCAGCGCGCCCCTCGCGTCGAGGACGGTGATCGCCGGGTCGATGACCGGAACGAGGTCGGCTGGGGAGTCGGGCGGCGCCGCCATCCTCGGATCCCCCGCAAACGCGGCGAGGCGAGGAAATCGCGGGAACGCGTCGCGGGCCCCGGGCTGCACGTAGTAGCCGACGTGCTGCTGGATCAGCCAGCTGGATGTCTCTTGCGCCCGCGCCGCCACCAGCACCTTGAACGGCGCACCCTCGAACGCGGGGAGAAACCAGTGCAGATCCTCGGCCACCGCGACGGTGCTGCCGTCCGGGACGTGCGTCCGCAGCCACGCCGTCGCGGTCACGCGGCTGTCGGGCCGAAGAAAGCGCCGCGCGAGACGCGCCGATTCCGACGCGGGACCGGCGAGGATGGCGGCGATGAGCACGGCCGTGAGGGCCGGCGCCGCCCGCGTCGTGCCCGCGTTCTGCTTCAGCCACGCGCCGGCGGTGGCGACCGCCCGCGCCGCGAGCAGCGCCGCAAACGGCAGAAGCGGCGCCATGTATTGGGGCGACATGTAGGCCTGCGTCGAGGTGATGGCAAGGATGGGGACCGCGAAGCTCAGCACCATCAGCTGCGCGCGGCGGTGATCGCGCCACCCGCCGAGCGCGCCGGCCCCGGCGAGCACCGTGGCCACGAGTCCCAGGCCGGCGTGCCGCGGGATGAACCAGATCCAGGTGATGCCGGTGGCGAGGTATCGCAGGTAGGGGACGAGGGTCGCGAACGGAGGGCCCATGCGGGCCAGGCGGACGGCCTGGATCTCGTGAATGACCGCGAGCGGCCGCACGGCGAGTTCCGGGAATCCGAGGAGAATGCCCGCCACGATGCCGCCGCCCAGTACGGCGATGTCTCTATCGACAAGACGCCGCCGTCCGGGGGCCAGGAGGTGGGCGGTTACGAGCGAGATGACGACCGGAAACGCCGGATACTTCGTCACAATGGCCAGCCCCGCCAGGATTCCGGCCGCCAGATAGTCGAACGGCGTGCCGCCGCGGAGGATATGCAGGCCCGCCCCAAATGCGACCAGCACCATGAACGTCATTGGTACGTCCGTGCGGATGACGCCCGCATAATACACGGCGCCCGGCGCGAGCGCGAGCACGGCGGCGGCCACGAAGCCGGTCGGGGCGTCGAAGGCGCGCCGGCCGATATGGTAGGTGAGGTACACGCAGCCCACCCCGAAGAGCACCGTGAGGAGACGGCCCCAGACGTAGAACGTCGGGACGCCGAGATACCAGTAGTACTGCGTTCCGTCGGGCGGCGTCAGCGCGATCGCCGCAGGCGACGCGAGCAGTCCGGCAGAGTGCAGCGCAGCGTAGTGGAACGCGAGCACTGGATATAGAAGGTAGAAATACACCGGTGGATAGACGTACATCCGCGGCGTCCAGTCGCCGCGCTGCAGCATCCCGACCACCGCGTTCATCACGGTGGGCTCGTCCCACTCGTAGATGTAGGGGATGCCATGAACAACGCCGGGCAGGCGAAGCAGCGCCGCCCCGGTGAGGACGGCGAGCAGGAGCAGGGCCCGTCCCCACCGGCCGGCCGCGGACATTCTCACCGCCGGCGCACGGCCGGCCATGTTAGGGCGTCGCCCGCCGGATGGCAACCGTTTCGATGAGATTCAGCTCACCGGCCGTCCAGGACGGCAGCGCCGGCGTCCCGCCTTCGATCGGGACCCGCTTGAGCTGCAGGGCGTTGCCAATGTTGTTCTTCGCAGGCGACAGGTCCAGGATCTGGTCCCCTGTGGTCGCCTGGAAGGTCCAACTGCCGACTAGGCCGGGGCTCTTGTCGGGAAGGCGCTGGATGTTCGCTTCGTCGTGGATCTCGTCGGGGCGCAGGACGCGATCCCACAGGCGGACGCCGGTGATCAAGCCGGTAAACGAGACCTGGTCGGAAGCCCGAGGATCCCGGCAGCCGATCGCCAGCGGCGCGCCCTCGCTTTGAATGGTCCCTTCGTAGTTGGGCGTCCGGCCGGTGTCCTGAATCGCCGGGCTGCCGTTGATATAGATCGCGGTCTTGTGGCCGTCGTACGTCGCCGCGAGATGGGTCCACTTCCGGAACGGCACAAACCCGGCGCGGCCGGCCCCCCACCGTCCCGCGACGCTCAGGTCCACCCAGATCTTGTTGTTGCTGTCACCCGACAGCCGCAGAGTGTAGCCGTTGTTATCGCGCTTGCTCAGGATGGGACCTTCCGACTCCAATCCCGCCATCGTATGCATGCCGGGCGGTTCATGCATGCTCTCGAGGTACAGCCAGGCTTCGGCGGTCAGTTGCTGAACGTTGAGCGACGGCGCATCCGATACGGTCGCGCAGGTCGGCGACGGTCGGAGGGCCCACCCTGCGTGGGTGTCCCGGCGCGGCGTGCGTAGCGTGACATGCAGCTGGACCGGCAGGGTCGCCGCCTGTTCGATGCGGAACGGCGGCGTCGTGAAATTCAGGGGCTCGAGCCCGCCGACGGTGTGACTCGCCACGATGAGCCGCCCGACCTGGATCTCGATATAGAGCTGATACGTCGGCGGCGCCCACAGCCAGGGCCACGCGCCGGCGACGCTGATCGTATAGGGGCCCGGCGTGAACCGCTGGTCGGGTAGGTGGATTGTCTGCCCGTACGCGCCCACGGCCTGTTTGGAGACTGGGTCGGGCACCATATCTCCCGCCTCCAGCTGCACGGGAAAGACTGCGTTGACCTCCTGCGGCTTTGGCCGGACGATGTAAATCTTCGGATCGATGACCGGATACGTATCCAGCGCCCAGGAGTCCGCCGTGTAGACGTACGGTGGCCGCGGAATCACGGCCAGCGGCGGCAGACGGTCGAGCGGGCTCCGGTCGCCGACCACGGCAACGGCGACGCGGTTCTTCAAGTACCAGGCGACGTCGGCGTCCCGCGGCGCGAACAGCGTGGTATAGGGCAGCCGGTCGAGCCCCGGGATGAACCATCGTAGGTCCTCTTCGAAGGCGATGCGCGAGCCCGGCGCCATGTGGCGGCGCAGCCAATCGACGGCGGCGGTCCGAGTGTCGGGGCGGAAGCCCAACGTCCATCCGAGGCGGATGCTGTCCCGCGCGGGCGCCGCGAGCAGCGTCACCACCGCGAGACCGGCGAACGCCGGAGCGAGGCGGACGTGTCCGGTCGGCCACCGGCTCAGTACCAGCCGCCACGCCCAGACGCAGGCGACCCCTGCCAAGAGCGCAATGACCGGCAGCGCCGCCATCATGTTGCGGAGCGTCGTCAACCGCTGTCCTGACATGAAGAGGATGTAGACCACCGGGAAACTGACCAAGTATACGTGCTCGCGCGGCGCGGACCGGTACCCGACGATCGCGCCGGTGAGCGCGGCAATCGCCGGCAGCAGGCCGATCGCAGCGTGCGGGACAACGAACCACTCGTCGCCCTGGCTGGGGCGGACGAAGTACGCGAGATATCTGGGTAGGATCGTCTTCATAAGATGGAGGCTCGGAATGCCGCCGTAGGCCAGGGCCTGGTCGCGAAACTGCTGTAGGACCATTTGGGATCGGATCAGGACGTATGGTGTGCCGAGCGCGAAACCGGCCAGCGCGCAGGCGCCCATCAGCACGAGCGGTGCCGTGATCAGGTGCTTCCGCTGGGTGTTGAGCAGATGGGCCAGGGCGAGCGGTAGTCCGACGACCACCGCGTTCGTCTTGGTCGAGATCGCGACGCCGGCCAGCAGGCCGGTCACCGCGTAGTCGCGGACTGTTCCGCGGCGCAGCACCGCGAGCCCGGTCAGCAGGGTGAGCGTGACGAAGAACGTCATCGGGATGTCCACGCGGACCGTATCCGAGTAGTACACGGCGCCGGGGGCGAACGCGAGAAACGCGGCGCCCAGTAAACCGGCCGGCGCGCCGTAGACCGCCCTGCCGAGGCGGTAGACCAAGTAGACGGTCGCGGTACCGACGAGCGACGTGAGCACGCGTCCCCACAAGTAGAACGATGGAACGCTGATGTACCACCAATACGCGCTGCCTGAGGCCTGAGGGTGAAAGAGGTTGATGTCCCACGGCGTGGCGAGCGCGCCGCGCGCGTGCAGATAGAAATAGTGCAGGTACATCACCGGCAGCAGCATGTAATAGTACACGCTCGGGTAAACAAACGCGTTGGGGTACAGATCCCCGCGCTGCATCATCCCGATGACGTAGCTGAGGACCGTGGGCTCGTCCCACTCGTGCATGTACGGGAGACCCCGGCCTACGCCCAGCAGCCTGACCGCCAGCGCGGCAGTAAGGACCAGCCCGAGCAGACTCGTCTCGCGTGACGCGACGGCTTCGCGGAGCTTTTGTCCGATCATCGTTCCCCCCGGGCGGATACTTCGGGCCGTCAGGTTCTCTTTACGGCCCGCGCCGACCTGCTGCCGCCACAGAGGAACGAGCGCGCGCTCCGCGCGAACTTACGGCACATGCCGCGACTGAGGGCCGAGGGGCCGCGTCG
This region of bacterium genomic DNA includes:
- a CDS encoding methyltransferase domain-containing protein, with product MKVTVSVGGTFHAFELAGQLEHRGYLHRLVTTHRPLRGEGVSRERIVANPLPELFLQVPRRLHLPVRGDYLKAQSFDWWARRHVDGCDLLVGFAAFSLHTIRAAKAHDTVTVLERASAHILSQRTLLEDEYRRFGRTAPPMDPRLVQKQLWEYGEADYIAVPSTFVYNTFLEHGFPPHRLINVPLGADTLQFSPGPQDGGSFRVLAAGLSLQKGTPYVLDAVRRLARPDAELTFLGGMGPDVADVLAEYRGRYRWPGFVGQAKLAGLMRHGSVFVQASIQDGFGLMIPQAMAAGLPVICTDNTAGPDLVRDGVEGFIVPIRDPEALCERLRYLADHPDVRRRMGEAATARAREFTWDAYGDRISAEYGRLVDRARGAAATESRPDEFYDYFWHISDVWETNTGWGEPEFRRHFTGVLRPGDTVLDIGCGDARAYQARLIEVAREVHGIDISERAVARARAKGVLAKVHDLSENLPYDDETFDLVVCFEVLEHLFDPKHTVREIRRILRPGGRLVASVPNAGYFRDRLAVLTRGEVLAGVTDFANPWKAPHIRFFTKGSFTALLRAAGLEVEWVRSKADPSVFDGLEVFGGVGRFLARQLQRRLPAALRGAFLGNRWPAVFAPGLIVLARRPGPGR
- a CDS encoding acyltransferase yields the protein MPPAVEPSPVVERRKNPHLDLLRGLLALAVFLGHARGLFLVDDRNVAHASAVTKGLYFFTGFGTQAVLGFFVLSGLLISSSIFEAYDGNRWSWSRYLVNRLARLLVVLAPALVLTAMWDQMGMALFGVARVYGGNPSAGNVVEFAVAQRSSALAFFGNVLFLQQIAVPPFGSNSALWSLGYEFWYYIAFPLGWFALLGAQKVPVRIGLLALGTAVVVMLGPSGDLGLVLWLMGAAATFVIRRPSLSQRAGRLLPLWLTLPLFGAALTVLRLHGLRSDSLAELVAGVTCALFVFTLVNRAAVSSFGRAYESGSKFLAEMSYTLYAVHLPLLVFLQAWLVGSARWQPDPAHLLRLAGIVLVVFAYAFVISRVTEARTDDVRRFILRSSRPASVTA
- a CDS encoding LamG-like jellyroll fold domain-containing protein, with product MSAAGRWGRALLLLAVLTGAALLRLPGVVHGIPYIYEWDEPTVMNAVVGMLQRGDWTPRMYVYPPVYFYLLYPVLAFHYAALHSAGLLASPAAIALTPPDGTQYYWYLGVPTFYVWGRLLTVLFGVGCVYLTYHIGRRAFDAPTGFVAAAVLALAPGAVYYAGVIRTDVPMTFMVLVAFGAGLHILRGGTPFDYLAAGILAGLAIVTKYPAFPVVISLVTAHLLAPGRRRLVDRDIAVLGGGIVAGILLGFPELAVRPLAVIHEIQAVRLARMGPPFATLVPYLRYLATGITWIWFIPRHAGLGLVATVLAGAGALGGWRDHRRAQLMVLSFAVPILAITSTQAYMSPQYMAPLLPFAALLAARAVATAGAWLKQNAGTTRAAPALTAVLIAAILAGPASESARLARRFLRPDSRVTATAWLRTHVPDGSTVAVAEDLHWFLPAFEGAPFKVLVAARAQETSSWLIQQHVGYYVQPGARDAFPRFPRLAAFAGDPRMAAPPDSPADLVPVIDPAITVLDARGALPADTDTAFPRRVAPDEMIAEPARSLTPGTITGVVHLPGLHVHPGRYAVSVTAGWAPPAWLPPLVETRYRIRVLAGDREVGAFTVSDPSQRTYTTPPFDVTSTRTLPLRLIEELQGSVWAFRPSKDRCARVPDAAGLNPQQFTLEAWVWINDLHHTSPANEEHEARILSKNAESGYTLRIEGQRLPETWKLEVALAGQWSAVTGSAGVASTGPEGVVPLRTWTHVAATADGRVARIYINGVPVGTQFTANPSGAYTGPIKSAGAPLSIGCRAIFDDWFDGAIAQVRIWDHALSPEELRRRMAIAPKPDDAGLLGAWSFDTVTPDGRIPDLSGHGHDVPGAAGLTRVLEPLLLNPRQADRISPSLPVPGPVIVEKAP
- a CDS encoding LamG-like jellyroll fold domain-containing protein; its protein translation is MIGQKLREAVASRETSLLGLVLTAALAVRLLGVGRGLPYMHEWDEPTVLSYVIGMMQRGDLYPNAFVYPSVYYYMLLPVMYLHYFYLHARGALATPWDINLFHPQASGSAYWWYISVPSFYLWGRVLTSLVGTATVYLVYRLGRAVYGAPAGLLGAAFLAFAPGAVYYSDTVRVDIPMTFFVTLTLLTGLAVLRRGTVRDYAVTGLLAGVAISTKTNAVVVGLPLALAHLLNTQRKHLITAPLVLMGACALAGFALGTPYVLIRSQMVLQQFRDQALAYGGIPSLHLMKTILPRYLAYFVRPSQGDEWFVVPHAAIGLLPAIAALTGAIVGYRSAPREHVYLVSFPVVYILFMSGQRLTTLRNMMAALPVIALLAGVACVWAWRLVLSRWPTGHVRLAPAFAGLAVVTLLAAPARDSIRLGWTLGFRPDTRTAAVDWLRRHMAPGSRIAFEEDLRWFIPGLDRLPYTTLFAPRDADVAWYLKNRVAVAVVGDRSPLDRLPPLAVIPRPPYVYTADSWALDTYPVIDPKIYIVRPKPQEVNAVFPVQLEAGDMVPDPVSKQAVGAYGQTIHLPDQRFTPGPYTISVAGAWPWLWAPPTYQLYIEIQVGRLIVASHTVGGLEPLNFTTPPFRIEQAATLPVQLHVTLRTPRRDTHAGWALRPSPTCATVSDAPSLNVQQLTAEAWLYLESMHEPPGMHTMAGLESEGPILSKRDNNGYTLRLSGDSNNKIWVDLSVAGRWGAGRAGFVPFRKWTHLAATYDGHKTAIYINGSPAIQDTGRTPNYEGTIQSEGAPLAIGCRDPRASDQVSFTGLITGVRLWDRVLRPDEIHDEANIQRLPDKSPGLVGSWTFQATTGDQILDLSPAKNNIGNALQLKRVPIEGGTPALPSWTAGELNLIETVAIRRATP